A DNA window from Drosophila pseudoobscura strain MV-25-SWS-2005 chromosome 2, UCI_Dpse_MV25, whole genome shotgun sequence contains the following coding sequences:
- the Hmgcr gene encoding 3-hydroxy-3-methylglutaryl-coenzyme A reductase — protein MIGRLFRAHGEFCASHPWEVIVALLTITACMLTVDKNNTLDTSSGLGTATATATGAGAAASAAAAGAAPGTAIPMDMPASASATSSRHRPCHGWSQSCDGLEAEYNAADVILMTVLRCTAVLYCYYQFCSLNRMGSKYVLGIAGLFTFFSSFIFTTAIIKFLGSDISDLKDALFFLLLVIDLSNSGRLAQLALSGNNQAEVTQNIARGLELLGPAITLDTIVEVLLVGVGTLSGVQRLEVLCMFAVLSVLVNYVVFMTFYPACLSLIYDLSRTGVDMSVVREKAKGSLLLKSLTEEEQKANPVLQRVKLIMTTGLMIVHIYSRVVFSSSDYDAVDKTLSPTLNLNVSNNRTESGEITDIIIKWLTMSADHIVISIVLIALVIKFICFDNRDPLPDQLRPASTVETQTTPMDEPKSEAAAPLPVRAPLFTIEEQSSANASTQTELLPLMRQRLASQVSHRPVRPVQECLDILNSTEEGNGPSALSDDEIIAMVQAGGQAAVHCPLYKIESVLDDLERGVRIRRRIIAGRAKLATERLDMLPYQHFDYRRVLNACCENVLGYVPIPVGYAGPLILDGESYYVPMATTEGALVASTNRGCKALSVTGVRSVVEDVGMTRAPCVRFPSVARASEAKLWIEEETNYKLIKLEFDSTSRFGRLKDCHIAMDGPQLYIRFVALTGDAMGMNMVSKGAEMALRRIKRQFPDMQIISLSGNFCCDKKPAAINWIKGRGKRVVTECTISAATLRSVLKTDAKTLVECNKLKNMGGSAMAGSIGGNNAHAANMVTAVFLATGQDPAQNVTSSNCSTAMECWVENNEDLYMTCTMPSLEVGTVGGGTGLPGQSACLEMLGVRGAHPTHPGDNAKKLAQIVCATVMAGELSLMAALVNSDLVKSHMRHNRSSIAVSSANNPLNVTVSSCSTIS, from the exons ATGATTGGACGTTTGTTTCGCGCTCACGGGGAGTTCTGTGCCTCGCATCCCTGGGAGGTGATTGTCGCCCTGCTGACCATCACGGCCTGCATGCTGACGGTGGACAAGAACAACACCCTGGACACGAGCAGTGGCCTGGGCACAGCCACGGCCACTGCCACCGGTGCGGGTGCGGCTGCGTCGGCAGCTGCTGCGGGCGCAGCACCGGGCACAGCCATACCCATGGACATGCCGGCCTCCGCATCGGCCACCTCGAGCCGGCACAGGCCGTGCCATGGCTGGAGCCAGTCCTGCGACGGTCTCGAGGCGGAGTACAATGCCGCGGACGTCATCCTGATGACTGTCTTGCGGTGTACGGCTGTGCTCTATTGCTACTATCAGTTCTGCAGCCTCAACCGCATGGGATCCAAATATGTGTTAG GCATTGCTGGTCTCTTCACGTTCTTCTCCAGCTTCATCTTTACGACGGCCATCATCAAGTTTCTGGGCAGCGATATATCCGATCTGAA GGATGCTCTGttcttcctgctgctggtcaTTGATCTGTCCAACTCTGGACGCCTGGCCCAGCTGGCGCTGTCCGGCAACAATCAGGCCGAGGTCACACAGAACATAGCCCGGGGACTGGAGCTGCTCGGGCCGGCCATCACGCTGGACACCATTGTGGAGGTCCTGCTGGTGGGCGTGGGTACGCTTTCGGGCGTACAGCGACTGGAGGTGCTCTGCATGTTTGCCGTGCTCTCGGTGCTGGTCAACTATGTGGTCTTCATGACCTTCTATCCGGCCTGCCTGTCGCTGATCTATGATCTGTCACGTACGGGCGTGGACATGTCCGTAGTGCGGGAGAAGGCCAAGGgttcgctgctgctgaaatCCCTCACCGAAGAAGAGCAGAAGGCCAATCCAGTGCTGCAGAGGGTCAAGCTGATCATGACCACGGGCCTGATGATCGTACACATCTACAGTCGCGTGGTCTTCTCCAGCAGCGACTACGATGCGGTGGACAAGACGCTCTCGCCTACGCTCAATCTGAATGTGAGCAATAACCGCACGGAGTCCGGGGAGATTACCGACATAATCATCAA GTGGCTGACCATGAGTGCCGATCACATAGTCATTTCCATTGTTCTGATCGCTTTGGTGATCAAATTCATTTGCTTCGACAATCGCGACCCATTGCCGGATCAGCTGCGTCCGGCCAGCACAGTGGAGACCCAAACGACGCCCATGGATGAGCCGAAGAGCGAGGCGGCAGCTCCTCTGCCCGTGCGCGCGCCCCTTTTCACCATCGAAGAGCAGAGCTCGGCGAATGCGTCCACCCAAACAGAGCTGCTGCCCCTGATGCGACAGCGACTGGCGTCCCAGGTCAGCCACAGGCCAGTGCGTCCTGTGCAGGAGTGCCTGGACATATTGAACTCCACCGAAGAGGGTAATGGCCCCAGCGCCTTGAGCGACGATGAGATCATTGCCATGGTCCAGGCTGGAGGTCAGGCCGCTGTCCACTGCCCGCTGTACAAGATCGAATCAGTGCTGGATGATCTGGAGCGAGGAGTGCGCATCCGTCGTAGGATAATAGCGGGCCGGGCCAAGCTGGCCACTGAGCGGCTGGATATGCTGCCGTACCAGCACTTTGACTACCGCAGGGTCTTGAACGCCTGCTGCGAGAATGTCCTGGGGTATGTGCCCATACCCGTGGGCTATGCGGGTCCTTTGATCCTCGATGGCGAGAGCTACTACGTGCCCATGGCTACCACAGAGGGTGCCCTGGTGGCCTCCACCAACCGCGGCTGCAAGGCTCTGTCCGTGACTGGGGTGCGCTCTGTGGTCGAGGACGTGGGCATGACCCGTGCGCCGTGTGTGCGCTTCCCCAGCGTGGCCCGAGCGTCGGAGGCCAAGCTGTGGATCGAGGAGGAAACCAATTATAAGCTGATCAAGCTGGAATTCGATTCGACGTCCCGGTTTGGCCGCCTCAAGGACTGCCACATTGCCATGGATGGGCCCCAGCTGTACATCCGCTTTGTGGCCCTCACTGGCGATGCCATGGGCATGAACATGGTCTCCAAGGGGGCAGAAATGGCGCTCCGTCGCATCAAGCGACAGTTCCCGGATATGCAGATCATCTCGTTGAGCGGCAACTTTTGCTGCGACAAGAAACCCGCGGCCATCAACTGGATCAAGGGCAGGGGCAAGCGAGTGGTCACCGAGTGCACCATTTCGGCGGCCACCCTCCGGTCCGTGCTGAAGACGGACGCCAAAACCCTGGTGGAGTGCAACAAACTGAAGAACATGGGCGGCAGTGCGATGGCCGGCAGCATTGGTGGCAACAATGCGCATGCCGCCAATATGGTGACCGCCGTCTTCTTGGCCACCGGCCAGGATCCCGCCCAGAATGTGACCTCCAGCAACTGCTCCACGGCGATGGAGTGTTGGGTGGAGAACAACGAGGATCTGTACATGACCTGCACCATGCCGTCGCTGGAGGTGGGCACTGTGGGCGGCGGCACGGGGCTGCCAGGACAGAGTGCCTGCCTGGAGATGCTCGGTGTGCGCGGGGCACATCCCACGCATCCCGGGGACAATGCCAAGAAGCTGGCCCAGATCGTCTGCGCCACTGTGATGGCCGGGGAACTGAGTCTGATGGCCGCTTTGGTCAACAGCGATCTAGTCAAGAGTCACATGAGGCATAATCG ATCCTCCATAGCCGTGAGCAGCGCCAACAATCCTCTGAACGTGACCGTTTCCAGCTGCAGCACAATCAGCTAA